From the Roseibium sp. HPY-6 genome, one window contains:
- the sufA gene encoding Fe-S cluster assembly scaffold SufA, producing the protein MSMTDTAAERVRELVENADKNAVGLRVGIKKGGCAGMEYTMDLVEDAKPGDDVIEDKGAKLFIDPSAVLFLLGTEMDFEVTKFRSGFIFKNPNEVSACGCGESVSLQAADAGALNAN; encoded by the coding sequence ATGAGTATGACCGATACCGCTGCAGAGCGGGTGAGGGAACTTGTCGAAAATGCAGACAAGAACGCCGTTGGCTTGCGTGTCGGCATCAAGAAAGGTGGCTGTGCCGGCATGGAATACACCATGGATCTGGTGGAAGATGCCAAGCCCGGTGACGATGTGATCGAGGACAAGGGAGCAAAACTCTTTATTGATCCTTCAGCCGTTCTGTTTCTGCTTGGTACTGAGATGGACTTCGAAGTCACCAAGTTCCGGTCCGGTTTCATTTTCAAGAATCCGAACGAAGTGTCAGCGTGCGGTTGCGGAGAATCCGTTTCGCTACAGGCAGCAGACGCCGGTGCGCTGAACGCAAACTGA
- a CDS encoding DEAD/DEAH box helicase, with translation MSFDTLGLSEKVLSAVDAAGYKEPTAIQAGAIPQVLERRDILGIAQTGTGKTASFTLPMLTLLEKGRARARMPRTLILEPTRELAAQVEENFEKYGTNHKLNVALLIGGVSFAEQDRKLDRGTDVLIATPGRLLDHFERGKLLLQGVEILVIDEADRMLDMGFIPDIERICKLIPFTRQTLFFSATMPPEIQRLTDTFLQNPARIEVAPTSSTAENVSQRLRAAASKDYEKRAALRELLEGAEDLQNAIVFCNRKRDVSTLFRSLERHEYNVGTLHGDMDQRTRMMMLDNFRKGNIKLLVASDVAARGLDIPEVSHVFNYDVPSNAEDYVHRIGRTGRAGRSGTAYTLVTGEDKKYLDAIEELIKQSIDWLGDPIDFEAAAKERKARRKSGKNAKNESSNDNDASQAKAPRQRRAQSRQRNAETDVKQEQQDVINQASVSEIPQKSANKKPKSDKFEPAFSPGVHIPAFLLREPRPKKAS, from the coding sequence ATGTCATTTGATACTCTCGGTCTTAGCGAGAAGGTCCTCTCTGCAGTTGATGCAGCAGGTTATAAGGAACCCACAGCAATCCAGGCAGGAGCAATCCCCCAGGTCCTGGAGCGGCGCGACATACTCGGGATCGCGCAGACGGGAACCGGCAAGACCGCCAGTTTCACATTGCCGATGTTGACGCTTCTCGAAAAGGGCCGCGCCCGCGCGCGGATGCCGAGAACGCTTATCCTGGAGCCGACACGCGAGCTGGCGGCGCAGGTTGAAGAAAATTTCGAAAAATACGGCACGAACCACAAGCTGAACGTTGCTCTATTGATCGGCGGCGTATCGTTCGCGGAGCAGGACAGAAAGCTGGACCGCGGTACAGACGTGCTGATTGCCACTCCTGGTCGTCTGCTGGATCATTTCGAACGCGGCAAGTTGCTGCTGCAGGGCGTGGAAATCCTTGTCATCGACGAGGCGGACCGCATGCTGGACATGGGCTTCATTCCCGATATCGAACGGATCTGCAAACTGATTCCGTTCACGCGTCAGACCCTGTTCTTTTCAGCGACGATGCCGCCTGAAATTCAACGGCTGACCGATACATTCCTGCAAAATCCTGCCCGTATCGAAGTCGCGCCCACCTCATCCACTGCAGAAAATGTCAGTCAGCGTCTAAGGGCAGCTGCCTCCAAGGATTACGAAAAACGCGCAGCCCTGCGTGAATTGCTTGAAGGCGCTGAAGACCTTCAGAACGCGATCGTTTTCTGTAATCGCAAAAGAGACGTTTCGACGCTTTTCCGTTCGCTTGAACGCCACGAATACAACGTCGGAACGCTTCACGGTGACATGGACCAGCGTACCCGCATGATGATGCTGGATAATTTCCGCAAAGGGAACATCAAGCTCCTGGTGGCCAGCGATGTGGCCGCACGTGGCCTCGATATTCCAGAGGTCAGTCACGTCTTCAATTACGACGTGCCGAGCAACGCGGAAGACTATGTGCACCGTATTGGCCGCACGGGTCGGGCCGGCCGCAGTGGCACGGCATACACGCTGGTTACCGGTGAGGACAAAAAGTATCTCGACGCGATCGAAGAGCTGATCAAACAGTCGATTGACTGGCTGGGTGATCCGATAGATTTCGAGGCGGCGGCGAAGGAGCGTAAGGCGAGACGGAAGTCAGGCAAGAACGCGAAAAATGAATCCAGCAACGACAACGACGCATCGCAGGCAAAGGCGCCACGCCAACGGCGCGCGCAATCCAGGCAGCGCAACGCAGAAACTGATGTCAAACAGGAGCAACAGGACGTGATCAACCAGGCATCAGTCTCTGAGATCCCGCAAAAATCCGCGAACAAAAAGCCGAAAAGCGACAAGTTTGAACCGGCTTTCAGTCCTGGCGTTCACATTCCAGCGTTTTTGCTCCGTGAGCCGCGTCCGAAAAAGGCGTCGTAG
- a CDS encoding cysteine desulfurase, with product MTVATAERAPQISGYDVEAVRRDFPILSREVYGKPLVYLDNGASAQKPNAVIDAVTKAYSEEYANVHRGLHFLSNTATDNYEAAREKVRRFLNAKSVDEVVFTKSTTEAINLVSYGLGPDFFGEGDEIVLSIMEHHSNIVPWHFHRERHGSVLKWVYVREDGTFDLDAFVDALTDRTKLVAITHMSNVLGTVVPIKEICEIAHERGIQVLVDGSQAAVHMPVDVQDLGCDYYVFTGHKVYGPSGIGVLWGKPERLDALRPFNGGGEMILDVAEDVITYNDPPHRFEAGTPPIVQAIGLGAALDYMDSIGRENIAKHEEDLKDYAHQKLREINSLRIFGDAPGKGAIVSFEIEGAHAHDVATIIDRAGVAVRAGTHCAQPLLARYGVTSTCRASFGLYNTRDEVDALYEALLKAQSFFG from the coding sequence ATGACCGTCGCGACTGCAGAACGAGCACCTCAGATTTCAGGCTACGATGTGGAGGCCGTACGGCGCGACTTCCCGATCCTTTCACGGGAAGTCTACGGCAAGCCGCTTGTCTACCTGGACAACGGCGCCTCGGCGCAAAAGCCTAATGCTGTGATCGATGCCGTTACGAAGGCCTATTCGGAGGAATACGCCAACGTCCATCGCGGCCTGCACTTCCTGTCCAATACGGCAACGGACAATTATGAGGCGGCACGTGAAAAAGTCCGAAGGTTCCTGAACGCCAAATCGGTTGACGAGGTGGTCTTCACAAAATCAACCACAGAGGCGATCAACCTTGTCTCCTACGGGCTTGGTCCGGATTTTTTCGGTGAAGGCGACGAAATCGTGCTCTCGATCATGGAGCACCATTCCAACATTGTGCCCTGGCATTTCCATCGTGAACGGCACGGCTCGGTTCTGAAATGGGTGTATGTGCGCGAGGACGGCACGTTCGACCTCGACGCGTTCGTGGACGCACTGACCGACCGGACGAAACTTGTCGCGATCACGCACATGTCCAACGTGCTAGGCACCGTCGTACCGATCAAGGAAATCTGCGAGATCGCGCACGAACGGGGCATCCAGGTTCTGGTCGACGGCAGCCAGGCAGCAGTCCACATGCCCGTGGACGTCCAGGATCTTGGCTGCGACTACTACGTCTTTACCGGCCACAAGGTCTATGGGCCGTCAGGCATCGGTGTGCTTTGGGGCAAACCGGAAAGGCTCGACGCACTGCGTCCCTTCAACGGCGGCGGCGAGATGATCCTGGATGTTGCGGAAGACGTTATCACTTACAACGACCCGCCGCACCGGTTCGAAGCTGGAACGCCGCCGATTGTTCAGGCAATCGGTCTCGGAGCTGCGCTTGACTACATGGATTCGATTGGCCGCGAAAACATCGCGAAGCACGAAGAGGATCTGAAGGACTACGCCCATCAGAAACTCAGGGAGATCAACTCGCTCAGGATATTCGGTGATGCGCCGGGCAAAGGCGCGATCGTATCTTTCGAAATCGAAGGCGCACATGCGCATGATGTCGCGACGATTATCGACCGCGCTGGTGTCGCGGTAAGGGCAGGGACCCATTGCGCGCAACCGCTCTTGGCAAGATACGGCGTAACGTCTACATGTCGTGCAAGCTTTGGGCTCTATAATACGCGTGATGAAGTGGACGCACTTTACGAAGCCCTTTTAAAAGCGCAGAGTTTTTTCGGGTAA
- the sufD gene encoding Fe-S cluster assembly protein SufD: protein MNASMPIRHTQAESDLFDRYDKAKSSLAGSVAVAALREAAVDQIRDQGLPHRRVEEYKYTDLRAFLKAAAPLSDAADLAAAKKLLAEQNSYGDLERHKVVVANGVYVAELSDGDALAAEGVTIQDLNDVLSGENGSQFLAAPKSGLSDGLLALNTAFVQGGVVVEVADGADVSKPVELVHVATSAGALVTRNRVKVGTGARLRLLETFAGETGGGEVNSVFDYHVADKAFLATTRLIVGKDDAARLFTSVATIGAEAEFKSLGFMAGPRFARNQQFVNFTGENSEAKIYGVTMAGGDDLADQTLIVDHAVPHCNSREFFKTILDGRAKGVYQGRINVAQHAQKTDGEMMTQALLLSEDAEMANKPELEIFADDVICAHGATSGQIDEDLLFYLRARGIPEAEAKTLLVLAFLSEAIEEYGEDDVTEGLEERVREWLAGH, encoded by the coding sequence ATGAACGCCAGCATGCCGATCAGACACACTCAGGCCGAAAGCGATCTCTTCGACCGTTACGACAAGGCAAAATCGTCTTTGGCGGGATCGGTCGCAGTAGCGGCGCTTCGGGAAGCCGCCGTTGATCAGATCCGCGACCAGGGACTGCCGCACCGCCGGGTTGAGGAATATAAGTACACCGACTTGCGCGCTTTCCTGAAGGCGGCCGCACCCTTGTCGGACGCAGCCGACCTTGCAGCTGCAAAGAAGCTGCTGGCTGAGCAAAACAGCTACGGTGACCTGGAGCGGCACAAGGTTGTTGTCGCCAACGGGGTTTACGTCGCAGAACTGTCTGACGGCGATGCGCTGGCGGCCGAAGGCGTAACGATCCAGGATCTGAACGACGTCCTTTCAGGCGAGAACGGGTCGCAGTTCCTTGCAGCACCGAAGTCGGGTCTGAGTGACGGACTGCTGGCACTTAACACGGCCTTTGTTCAGGGCGGCGTTGTTGTTGAAGTTGCTGATGGCGCCGATGTGTCGAAACCTGTCGAACTCGTTCATGTGGCCACATCCGCCGGAGCATTGGTCACGCGTAACCGCGTAAAGGTGGGAACCGGCGCACGCCTGCGGCTTCTGGAAACGTTCGCTGGCGAAACGGGTGGCGGCGAAGTCAATTCTGTTTTCGATTATCATGTCGCCGACAAGGCTTTCCTCGCCACGACCCGTCTGATCGTTGGCAAGGATGACGCGGCGCGGCTTTTCACGTCAGTCGCTACAATTGGCGCGGAAGCCGAATTCAAATCCCTCGGTTTCATGGCCGGTCCGCGTTTTGCCAGGAACCAGCAATTCGTCAACTTCACGGGTGAAAACTCAGAGGCGAAGATCTATGGCGTTACGATGGCCGGTGGCGACGATCTGGCTGACCAGACGCTGATCGTCGATCACGCCGTTCCTCATTGCAACAGCCGTGAGTTCTTCAAGACCATTCTCGATGGCCGGGCAAAGGGTGTCTATCAGGGCCGAATTAATGTCGCCCAGCATGCGCAGAAGACCGACGGCGAGATGATGACCCAGGCTCTTCTCCTGTCGGAAGACGCGGAGATGGCGAACAAGCCGGAACTTGAAATCTTCGCGGACGACGTCATCTGTGCGCACGGTGCGACGAGCGGACAGATTGACGAGGATCTGCTGTTCTATTTACGTGCGCGCGGTATTCCTGAAGCGGAAGCAAAGACACTTCTGGTTCTTGCATTCCTGTCGGAAGCAATCGAGGAATATGGCGAAGACGATGTGACGGAAGGCCTCGAAGAACGCGTTCGCGAGTGGCTGGCTGGTCACTAG
- a CDS encoding GGDEF domain-containing protein, with amino-acid sequence MSDEDDHNRTIKYGESAIGYIRKNTLPAYPRSYELWYTYSAGYNQGLNRAINDTIKSNGRISTDEMLNLYGRFLSPTRLGDRLDEVGTRVSREVEELIDSLKLSADATSDYGNALEQAGEKIKEIQDPQKLHMYVTHLVKSTQNAVASNRKLESQLLESKKHIENLQSSLEAIRYESLTDELTTLNNRKHFEVSIEKIIDQSKESGRSFALLMTDIDHFKKFNDTYGHQTGDQVLRLVALAVKQNIKTQDIACRYGGEEFSIILPQCNLEEAIEIGEKIRAAVMSKELVKRSTGENLGRVTISVGIATFESMDTAHSIVSRADEALYAAKNAGRNLVKTEVDLSAANDEENVA; translated from the coding sequence ATGTCGGATGAAGACGACCATAACCGGACCATCAAATATGGTGAATCCGCTATTGGTTACATAAGAAAAAACACGCTTCCTGCCTATCCTCGCTCTTACGAGCTTTGGTACACGTATTCTGCTGGATACAATCAAGGCCTTAATCGTGCCATCAACGACACGATCAAAAGCAATGGCCGGATCAGCACCGATGAAATGCTGAACCTCTACGGCCGTTTTCTCTCACCGACACGACTTGGTGACCGGCTCGACGAAGTTGGAACACGGGTGTCGCGTGAAGTTGAGGAGCTGATCGATTCTCTGAAACTGAGCGCTGATGCAACATCCGACTACGGCAATGCGCTCGAGCAAGCCGGCGAAAAGATCAAAGAAATTCAAGATCCGCAGAAGCTTCACATGTACGTCACGCATCTGGTGAAGTCGACACAGAATGCCGTTGCCTCGAACAGAAAGCTTGAGAGCCAGCTTCTTGAATCCAAAAAGCACATCGAGAACCTTCAATCCTCTCTCGAGGCGATCAGGTACGAATCGCTGACAGACGAGTTGACCACTCTCAACAATCGCAAACACTTCGAAGTCTCGATTGAAAAAATCATTGATCAGTCAAAAGAGAGCGGTCGAAGCTTTGCGCTTTTGATGACTGATATCGATCATTTCAAGAAGTTCAACGACACCTACGGTCACCAGACCGGTGATCAGGTTCTGCGCCTTGTCGCACTGGCCGTAAAGCAGAACATCAAGACCCAAGACATTGCGTGCCGATATGGCGGTGAAGAGTTCTCAATTATCCTGCCGCAATGCAATCTTGAGGAAGCAATTGAGATAGGCGAAAAAATTCGTGCGGCTGTCATGTCGAAGGAACTGGTCAAAAGATCCACAGGGGAAAACCTCGGACGAGTAACAATTTCGGTGGGAATTGCAACCTTCGAAAGTATGGATACAGCTCATTCCATAGTTTCACGTGCCGACGAAGCGCTCTATGCCGCCAAAAATGCCGGGCGCAACCTGGTCAAAACAGAAGTTGATCTGTCGGCAGCCAATGACGAAGAAAACGTCGCGTAG
- the tenA gene encoding thiaminase II has translation MRLFERLKSDAAEQWVDYTQHTFVEELGKGALPLACFKHYLVQDYLFLIQFARAYALGIYKSPTVADMRHSLEGVKAILDVELELHIEICERWGMQRKDIEQAPEDTPTMAYTRFVLDAGMAGDLLDLQAALAPCIIGYAEIGKRLHMMGCDKPDNPYQRWIQEYASAGYQDLAQGFESWFEDTSAKVLTEHRYPRVLSLFEKACRLESDFWQMGLNVTKAPES, from the coding sequence ATGAGATTATTCGAGCGGCTCAAGTCCGACGCGGCAGAGCAATGGGTCGATTACACCCAACACACCTTTGTTGAAGAGCTCGGTAAAGGCGCGTTGCCTCTTGCGTGTTTCAAACACTATCTGGTGCAGGATTATCTGTTCCTGATTCAGTTTGCCAGAGCCTATGCGCTCGGCATCTACAAGAGCCCGACGGTAGCCGACATGCGCCACTCTCTGGAAGGGGTGAAGGCCATTCTTGATGTGGAACTCGAGCTTCATATCGAGATTTGTGAACGCTGGGGGATGCAGCGCAAGGACATCGAACAAGCTCCTGAAGACACGCCAACCATGGCCTACACGCGGTTCGTTCTCGACGCGGGCATGGCGGGTGATCTGCTGGACCTTCAGGCCGCTCTTGCCCCCTGTATCATCGGGTATGCCGAGATTGGCAAACGCCTTCACATGATGGGCTGCGATAAGCCGGACAATCCTTACCAGCGCTGGATACAGGAATACGCAAGCGCAGGCTATCAGGATCTGGCTCAGGGTTTTGAAAGCTGGTTTGAAGACACCTCGGCCAAAGTGCTCACGGAACACCGGTATCCGCGTGTTTTGTCTTTGTTTGAGAAAGCCTGCCGGTTGGAAAGCGATTTCTGGCAGATGGGGCTAAACGTTACGAAAGCACCGGAAAGCTAA
- a CDS encoding SUF system Fe-S cluster assembly protein, with the protein MENVTTIDTAADGAELQAEVSAKTAIPSDELDRLTTDIVGALKSVYDPEIPCDIYELGLIYKVDIEDDRSINIDMTLTAPGCPVAGEMPGWVENAVSAVAGVGPVNVDMVFDPPWTPDRMSDEAKVALNWY; encoded by the coding sequence ATGGAAAACGTGACAACAATCGACACGGCTGCCGATGGCGCTGAGCTGCAGGCGGAAGTTTCGGCCAAGACTGCAATCCCAAGCGATGAGCTTGATCGCCTGACGACTGATATCGTCGGTGCATTGAAGTCAGTTTACGATCCCGAGATTCCCTGCGATATCTATGAGCTGGGCCTGATTTACAAGGTCGATATCGAAGATGATCGCTCGATCAATATCGATATGACCCTTACAGCACCGGGGTGTCCGGTTGCGGGCGAAATGCCGGGATGGGTTGAAAATGCGGTTTCCGCAGTCGCAGGCGTCGGTCCGGTCAATGTCGATATGGTGTTCGACCCGCCCTGGACGCCGGATCGCATGTCGGACGAAGCGAAAGTTGCGCTCAACTGGTATTGA